A region from the Cuculus canorus isolate bCucCan1 chromosome 14, bCucCan1.pri, whole genome shotgun sequence genome encodes:
- the UBE2B gene encoding ubiquitin-conjugating enzyme E2 B, producing the protein MSTPARRRLMRDFKRLQEDPPVGVSGAPSENNIMQWNAVIFGPEGTPFEDGTFKLVIEFSEEYPNKPPTVRFLSKMFHPNVYADGSICLDILQNRWSPTYDVSSILTSIQSLLDEPNPNSPANSQAAQLYQENKREYEKRVSAIVEQSWNDS; encoded by the exons ATGTCCACCCCGGCGCGGCGCAGGCTGATGCGCGACTTCAAGAG ATTGCAAGAAGACCCTCCTGTGGGTGTCAGTGGTGCGCCATCTGAGAATAACATCATGCAATGGAATGCTGTTATATTTGG GCCAGAAGGGACGCCTTTTGAAGATG GTACTTTTAAACTAGTAATAGAATTTTCCGAAGAATATCCAAATAAGCCTCCAACTGTTAGGTTTTTATCAAAAATGTTCCATCCAAATG TTTATGCGGATGGTAGCATATGTTTAGATATTCTTCAGAATCGCTGGAGTCCCACGTATGACGTTTCATCTATTTTAACTTCAATTCAG TCTCTGCTTGATGAACCTAATCCAAACAGTCCAGCAAACAGTCAGGCAGCACAGCTCTACCAGGAGAACAAGCGTGAATATGAGAAAAGAGTTTCAGCTATTGTCGAACAAAGTTGGAATGATTCGTAA